One genomic region from Spirulina subsalsa PCC 9445 encodes:
- a CDS encoding phycobilisome rod-core linker polypeptide, translating to MAIPLLEYAPNSQNSRVAGYEVGGDESPKRFMSGMVLSSEDATNIIEAAYRQIFFHAFKSDREPILESQLRYGQITVRDFIRGLLLSNTFKRSFYDLNSNYRFVEQCVQRVLGREVYSEREKIAWSIVVATKGIEGFVDELLNSAEYLENFGYDSVPYQRRRVLDGHDTGETPFNIKSPRYDGYYRSILGFPQIVWQNAVRRFTPQDQKPQAGSPANFLGMARGLSNAKGNTTPRVALSGNYLDLVPRR from the coding sequence TTGGCTATTCCTCTACTAGAATATGCACCTAACAGCCAGAACAGTCGCGTTGCAGGGTATGAAGTGGGAGGCGATGAGTCTCCCAAGCGCTTTATGTCTGGGATGGTTCTCTCTTCCGAAGATGCAACTAATATTATTGAAGCGGCTTATCGTCAGATTTTCTTCCATGCCTTCAAATCCGATCGTGAACCGATCCTAGAATCCCAACTCCGCTATGGTCAAATCACCGTGCGGGACTTCATTCGCGGTTTATTGCTCTCCAATACCTTCAAACGCAGTTTCTATGATCTCAATAGCAACTATCGTTTTGTAGAACAGTGTGTGCAACGGGTACTCGGTCGCGAAGTTTACAGCGAACGGGAAAAAATCGCTTGGTCCATTGTTGTGGCGACCAAAGGGATTGAAGGGTTTGTGGATGAGTTACTCAACAGTGCTGAGTATCTGGAAAACTTCGGTTATGATAGCGTTCCCTACCAACGTCGTCGCGTTCTTGATGGACATGATACGGGTGAAACTCCCTTTAACATCAAGTCTCCCCGTTACGATGGCTACTATCGTAGCATCTTGGGCTTCCCCCAAATCGTTTGGCAAAATGCGGTTCGTCGCTTTACTCCCCAAGACCAAAAACCCCAAGCTGGCAGTCCCGCCAATTTCTTGGGTATGGCACGGGGTTTAAGCAATGCGAAAGGGAATACAACCCCCCGCGTTGCTTTAAGTGGCAATTACTTAGATTTAGTTCCTCGTCGTTAA